In the Alistipes provencensis genome, GCCGCTCATGCGCATGCCCATCCGGATGCCGGGCATCAGCGTCTCCTTGATGTTGAAGGTCACCCACATGTCGCTCATGTCGAGGATCGCCACCACCGGGTAACCGCTGCCGACCAACTCGCCCTGCTCGGCGATGATCGTCGAGATCTCCCCCGTCACAGGCGAGTAGACCATCGCGTCGCTGAGGTACGACTCGACCTCGCTGACGGCTCCCTCGGCCTGACGGACACGCGCCGCGGCGGCCTCCTTGTCCTCCTTGCGGGCCCCGTCCGCCGCCATGTCGTACTGCGCCTTGGCGGCCAGCGCCGTAGCCTCCATGGCCTTGTAGTTGGCCGAGGCTTCGTCGAGCTTCTGGGCAGGCACTACCCCGTCGTTGTAGAGGTTCTGCACCCGTTCGAAGGTCTTGCGGGCCAGCTCCAGCCCCGCCTGCGCCTTCTCCCACATGTTCAGCGCGGCTTCGATTTGCTGGATGCGCGCACCGGCTACGGCGGCGGCGTCCAGCGCCGCTGCGGCGCTCTTCACGGCCTCGGCCTGCTGGAGTTTGGCATCCAGTTCGGGCGTCGAGAGCGTGTAGAGCAACTGCCCTTTCTCCACGCGGTCGCCCTCGGCTACCTTCATGTCGTCGATGCGCCCCGGGACCTTCGACGAGGCTTTGTAGGTGGTGCACTCCACCGTGCCCTGAATCAGCATCGGGGTCCGTTTGGTGAGGTACCAACTGATCAGTACGACCGAGAGGACGATGACCGCGGCGGCCGCTAAGATTCCGATTACGTTGCTTCGTTTCATATCGTAGTATTTTTATTTTTTGTCGTAATGAATCGCCTGTGCGTCGTTGCGGCGCGCATAGGCCGGGAATTCGTCGCTGATGCCCGCGGCTTCGAGCAGTTGGGCCAGCAGCAGGTCGTAGTTGTAGGCCGCCTGCAGGCGTTCGGTGCGGATGCCCGCGAGGTTCAGCTCGGCGTCGATCAAATCCGACGAGGAGCTCATGCCCTCGAGGAACGCGGCGTTCTTCATCCGCAGGTACTCCTCGGCAAAGGCGATCGAAGCGTCGATCGAGGTCATCTGGTTGCGGTAGTTCATCAACTGGTTGTAGAGCTTCTCCACCAGCACCGAGATATCCTTTCCGGCCTTGTTCTGCAATTCACCCACGCGGCGCGCCGTCTGCTTGGCCGCCGAGTATTTGTATTCGCGGTTCAGACCGTCGAAGATCTTGATGTTGACCCCCACGCCCACGGCCCAGCGGGGCACGAGACCTGCGACCTGATAGTTGTAGAACGATCCGCCGCCGATAGCCGCCACCTGCGGCAGGAAGTTGGCGCGCTGGGCGCGGATGCCCTCCTCGGCCAGTTGGCGTTTGAGCGACACCTGACTCAGCAGCGGGTTGCGTATCTGTGCGAGGTCTTGGTAGTAGTCCAGCTCCTCGACGTTCGCGAGTATGAACATCGCCGTCACGGGCTGCCACTCTTTTTCGCGGCCCAGCGTGTTGGAAAGTGCGCTGGCAATGGTCTCGGCCTGCAGTTTGGCGTTGGCCAGCTCGCGTTCGGCCTCGGCCATCTTGAAGGCGACGTAGAGGCGTTCGCTCTGGGCGATCATGCCGTTCTTTTCGAGCGCAATGGCATCCTGCAGGTGCTTGCGCACCCCTTCGACCACCTGCTGACGTACCTCCACGACCTGCGTGGCGAGGGCCAGTCCGAAATAACGCTCCACCAGTTCCGAGATCAGCGCGTTGCGGGTCTGGTTGCCCTGCTCGACGGCGCTCTTTTCGTTGATCTTCGCGGCACGGTTCGCGGCGTTGATCTTGCCGCCCATCCAGATCGGGAGGGTCACTTCGCCGCCCACGAATCCGAGGCTTTGGTCCTGCACCTTGAGGAACCAGTCGGCGTTCATCATCGGGTTCAGCAAACCCTGAATGCCCTGTATGATGGTCGGGTCGGTAATCATGCCGCTGCCGAGTATCTTGCCCGCAAGGTCCTTGGCCGGGCCTTTCATGTCGTTGAAATCGAACCCGATGTCCTTGGCCATGTAGGCGTAGGCGCCCGTGACGTTTATCTGCGGCATGCGCAGGCCGATGGCCGCGCGGCGTTCCTGCTGGGCGGCGCGCTCCTCATAGGCGGCGGCCTTCATCGCAGGGTTCTCCGTGAGGGTGACGGCGATCGCCTCGTCGAGCGAGATCATCTGACGCTCCCCCTGCGCCAACGCGAGCGCCGGAACCATCGCCGCCGCCACGAAGGCGATCTTGACTGCTTTTCTCATAGCTTTATTCGTTTATGGGGCAAATATATAAGTTCTTGCGATATCTTCAGCGGCCCATGCGTCATTTAGGACATTTATAGACCTTTATGGACACAAAATGA is a window encoding:
- a CDS encoding HlyD family secretion protein, yielding MKRSNVIGILAAAAVIVLSVVLISWYLTKRTPMLIQGTVECTTYKASSKVPGRIDDMKVAEGDRVEKGQLLYTLSTPELDAKLQQAEAVKSAAAALDAAAVAGARIQQIEAALNMWEKAQAGLELARKTFERVQNLYNDGVVPAQKLDEASANYKAMEATALAAKAQYDMAADGARKEDKEAAAARVRQAEGAVSEVESYLSDAMVYSPVTGEISTIIAEQGELVGSGYPVVAILDMSDMWVTFNIKETLMPGIRMGMRMSGYVPALDADVEFEVTYISPQADFATWAATRTQGGFDIRTFAVKAKPVSQDANMRPGMSVLVDWDKIEK
- a CDS encoding TolC family protein is translated as MRKAVKIAFVAAAMVPALALAQGERQMISLDEAIAVTLTENPAMKAAAYEERAAQQERRAAIGLRMPQINVTGAYAYMAKDIGFDFNDMKGPAKDLAGKILGSGMITDPTIIQGIQGLLNPMMNADWFLKVQDQSLGFVGGEVTLPIWMGGKINAANRAAKINEKSAVEQGNQTRNALISELVERYFGLALATQVVEVRQQVVEGVRKHLQDAIALEKNGMIAQSERLYVAFKMAEAERELANAKLQAETIASALSNTLGREKEWQPVTAMFILANVEELDYYQDLAQIRNPLLSQVSLKRQLAEEGIRAQRANFLPQVAAIGGGSFYNYQVAGLVPRWAVGVGVNIKIFDGLNREYKYSAAKQTARRVGELQNKAGKDISVLVEKLYNQLMNYRNQMTSIDASIAFAEEYLRMKNAAFLEGMSSSSDLIDAELNLAGIRTERLQAAYNYDLLLAQLLEAAGISDEFPAYARRNDAQAIHYDKK